The following are encoded in a window of Psychrobacter sp. P11F6 genomic DNA:
- the modB gene encoding molybdate ABC transporter permease subunit, whose translation MIDQSLMSDMLSPFWVSIKLAGVTTICLLLFATPVAYWLAKPSRRQVVARLKVLLMGIIAMPLVLPPTVIGFYLLLLLSPSVGIGKWLSEHHISPLIFTFEGLVIGSIIYSLPFYIQPVYAQFLRIPQSVMEVAHLLEPSRFKRFLRVALPQARVGIVLGSLISFAHTIGEFGVVLMIGGSISDETKVVSIAIYEQVEALNYEVAHMMSGILIIMGVVMVALIASVSRLNQRS comes from the coding sequence ATGATAGACCAGTCTCTTATGTCCGATATGCTTAGTCCGTTTTGGGTAAGTATTAAGCTTGCTGGTGTCACTACCATTTGTCTATTACTGTTTGCAACGCCTGTGGCTTATTGGCTCGCTAAGCCCAGCCGTAGGCAAGTTGTGGCACGTCTTAAAGTCTTGCTTATGGGCATCATTGCTATGCCATTGGTTTTGCCGCCTACCGTCATCGGCTTTTACCTTTTATTACTGTTAAGCCCTAGTGTCGGTATTGGTAAATGGCTTAGCGAACATCATATCAGCCCCTTGATATTTACCTTTGAAGGTCTTGTCATTGGTTCCATTATTTACTCCTTGCCTTTTTATATTCAGCCTGTCTACGCCCAATTTTTACGTATTCCACAAAGCGTGATGGAAGTGGCACATTTATTGGAGCCAAGCCGTTTCAAACGGTTTCTCAGAGTCGCTCTGCCACAAGCGCGTGTCGGTATTGTGCTCGGCAGCTTAATAAGTTTTGCCCATACTATTGGTGAGTTTGGCGTGGTTTTGATGATAGGGGGTAGTATATCCGATGAGACTAAAGTGGTCTCGATTGCGATATACGAGCAAGTAGAGGCGCTAAATTACGAGGTAGCGCACATGATGTCTGGGATTCTCATCATTATGGGAGTGGTTATGGTGGCGCTGATTGCTAGTGTGAGCCGGCTGAATCAACGCTCATAA
- a CDS encoding D-cysteine desulfhydrase family protein — MECNHIPRQSLGFFPTPLIELSRLSKALDGPTIFMKRDDNTGLALGGNKTRKLEFIMGDALAQGADCVITAGAAQSNHCRQTAAAAASLGLECHLVLGGEEPEQPSGNLLLDKIFGSHIHWAGANRKGEDIPKIVEQLTNKGKKPYVIPYGGSNELGALAFVEAFKELESQRESMDVLFTHIVFASSSGATQAGLMLGKKILNSPAHIVGINIDKGETDKVPFDQYTVALANSTASLIGADHQFSETDLILNSDYVGEGYGVVGTLENEAIAMTAQTEGILLDPVYTGRAMGGLIDMIRSGKIKKTDRVLFWHTGGAPALFAYSSDLDMMKRNA, encoded by the coding sequence ATGGAATGTAACCACATACCCAGACAATCATTGGGCTTCTTCCCCACTCCATTGATAGAGCTTAGCAGATTGAGTAAAGCGCTTGATGGCCCTACTATTTTTATGAAACGAGATGACAACACGGGACTGGCATTGGGTGGCAACAAAACCCGTAAGCTTGAATTTATCATGGGTGATGCCCTTGCTCAAGGTGCTGATTGCGTGATTACGGCAGGTGCCGCACAATCAAACCATTGTCGCCAAACTGCTGCCGCAGCGGCAAGCTTGGGACTTGAATGCCATTTAGTATTGGGTGGAGAAGAACCCGAACAACCAAGTGGCAATCTTTTATTAGACAAAATTTTTGGATCGCATATTCACTGGGCAGGCGCCAATCGTAAAGGAGAAGACATTCCTAAAATCGTTGAGCAATTAACAAATAAAGGCAAAAAACCATATGTCATACCCTATGGCGGCTCCAATGAGCTGGGTGCTTTAGCGTTTGTAGAAGCTTTTAAAGAGTTAGAATCGCAACGCGAAAGCATGGACGTATTATTTACTCATATCGTTTTTGCTTCTAGCTCTGGGGCAACACAAGCCGGTTTGATGCTTGGCAAAAAAATACTTAACTCACCTGCGCATATTGTAGGTATCAATATCGATAAAGGTGAAACAGACAAAGTGCCTTTTGATCAGTATACCGTCGCGCTTGCCAATAGCACGGCTTCCCTTATCGGTGCTGATCATCAGTTTTCAGAAACCGATTTAATACTCAACTCTGATTATGTGGGCGAAGGCTATGGCGTGGTTGGTACATTAGAAAATGAAGCCATTGCAATGACAGCTCAAACAGAAGGCATACTTTTAGATCCTGTCTATACGGGTCGTGCGATGGGCGGACTCATAGATATGATTCGGTCTGGCAAAATCAAGAAAACCGATCGTGTCTTATTTTGGCATACGGGCGGTGCACCAGCTTTATTTGCCTACTCAAGTGACTTAGATATGATGAAAAGAAATGCATAA
- a CDS encoding lytic murein transglycosylase: MMLKKQYLALFPALVMVGCTSQQAMQKPSKPVRQGNVQITQTQTIQVKPAPKPVIKPQPVAKPSYNSFSDWKSDFSMRAISSGHDAATVRRLLDTAYLNQQVISLDSGQPEFSKMPWEYVDSAVSDGRVSTGKRKFAEQRAFLSQLESQYGVNAEIIAAIWGMESSYGVVTGNSSIPSSLASLAYDGRRQEFAETQLLSLATLLQRGDVSWSQLDGSWAGGMGQTQFIPDTWLKHGVDGDGNGHRNPWATGDALASTANYLSNSGWVRGLAPFYEATIPASFDYSMVGSKQPAARWAAMGVDTIADVYLDANTEMELWLPAGKDGPVLLLSPNFDVIKVYNNSSSYALGVSLLGKALTGQGGLQKSWPRYERPLSTAQVRNLQQRLTNSGYDTKGADGIVGTNTRLAFQRWQADNGQTPDGFITQRSASSLASW; this comes from the coding sequence CAGCCAACAGGCGATGCAAAAACCTAGCAAACCCGTGCGTCAAGGCAACGTTCAGATTACCCAAACTCAAACCATTCAAGTGAAGCCAGCACCGAAGCCTGTCATCAAGCCGCAGCCAGTGGCAAAGCCAAGCTATAACAGCTTCTCTGATTGGAAGTCGGATTTTTCTATGCGGGCGATTTCATCAGGCCATGATGCAGCGACGGTGCGTCGTCTACTTGATACCGCTTATTTAAACCAGCAAGTCATCTCACTTGACTCAGGACAGCCAGAGTTTTCTAAGATGCCATGGGAATATGTCGATTCTGCCGTATCTGATGGGCGTGTGAGTACTGGTAAGCGTAAGTTCGCCGAGCAACGGGCATTTTTGTCGCAATTAGAATCGCAGTACGGTGTCAATGCAGAAATAATCGCTGCCATTTGGGGCATGGAGTCGTCATACGGCGTGGTGACGGGTAATAGCAGCATACCAAGCTCACTTGCGAGTCTGGCTTATGATGGTCGTCGCCAAGAGTTTGCCGAAACTCAGTTGTTGTCATTAGCGACGCTATTGCAGCGCGGTGATGTGTCTTGGTCGCAGCTCGATGGTTCTTGGGCAGGCGGCATGGGACAGACGCAGTTTATCCCTGATACTTGGCTGAAGCACGGAGTGGATGGCGATGGTAATGGTCACCGTAATCCGTGGGCAACGGGCGATGCACTGGCGTCCACCGCTAATTATTTGAGCAACTCAGGTTGGGTTCGAGGTCTAGCGCCATTTTACGAAGCGACTATTCCTGCCTCATTCGATTACTCCATGGTTGGTAGTAAGCAGCCTGCCGCGAGATGGGCCGCGATGGGTGTTGATACGATAGCTGATGTTTATTTGGATGCCAATACCGAAATGGAGCTGTGGCTACCAGCCGGCAAGGATGGTCCAGTGCTGCTACTCAGTCCAAACTTTGATGTGATCAAGGTTTATAATAACTCATCGAGCTATGCGCTAGGTGTCAGCTTATTGGGTAAAGCGCTTACTGGACAAGGCGGATTACAGAAATCATGGCCGCGTTATGAGCGTCCATTATCCACAGCTCAAGTACGAAATTTACAGCAGCGTTTGACCAACTCAGGCTATGATACTAAAGGCGCTGACGGTATCGTGGGTACCAATACTCGGTTGGCGTTCCAGCGCTGGCAAGCAGACAATGGTCAGACTCCAGACGGCTTTATTACTCAGCGTAGTGCGTCATCGTTAGCTTCGTGGTGA